One Malassezia restricta chromosome VI, complete sequence genomic region harbors:
- a CDS encoding glucosamine---fructose-6-phosphate aminotransferase, with amino-acid sequence MCGIFAYVNYLVEKDRRTIIDVLLNALSRLEYRGYDSAGLSVDGDREKEALLFKQVGKVNALRKHISESSVDMDRTFVSHAGMAHTRWATHGTPSPLNCHPHKSDPRGEFTVVHNGIITNYRELRLVLEKRGYKFETDTDTEAVAVLVKYFWDSYPENRKPDFHIVVRCAVKELEGAFSFVFKSVHFPGEVVVARRGSPLLIGVKTEKKLKVDSVDVQFGNPLEGDEYSNEPNLHSPPNFDQVNAQAPMAHASIDKLIRSQSRAFLSEDGMPQPIEFFIASDASAVVEHTKRVLYLEDDDIAHIADGELHIHRLRRNDGLSSTRSIETLEMELAEIMKGQFDHFMQKEIYEQPESVVNTMRGRVNFDTREVRLGGLMSYLSVIRRCRRIVFIACGTSYHSCLATRAIFEELTEIPVSIELASDFLDRKSPIFRDDVCVFVSQSGETADTILAMRYCLGRDALCVGIVNTVGSTISRETHCGVHINAGPEIGVASTKAYTSQYIALIMMAVHLSEDRISKMARRHEIIDGLHALPDQIRMVLANDKQFQDLGYNTLVNEKSLLIMGRGYQHATCLEGALKIKEVCYMHSEGILAGELKHGPLALIDEAMAVILIMTKDSLYPKVQTALSQVSARNGRPIIICNDGDTNLPNDARVLRVPMTVDCLQGLITVLPLQLISYHLATANGIDVDFPRNLAKSVTVE; translated from the exons ATG TGTGGTATTTTCGCCTACGTGAATTACCTAGTAGAAAAG GATCGCCGGACCATAATTGATGTGCTTCTCAATGCCCTCTCTCGACTGGAATATCGCGGTTATGACAGTGCAGGCCTAAGTGTCGACGGCGACCGCGAGAAAGAGGCGCTGTTGTTCAAGCAGGTCGGTAAGGTCAACGCTCTACGCAAGCATATATCTGAATCATCTGTCGACATGGATCGCACATTCGTGTCGCATGCTGGTATGGCCCACACTCGTTGGGCCACTCATGGCACGCCCTCACCACTTAACTGCCATCCCCACAAAAGTGACCCAAGGGGTGAGTTTACTGTGGTACATAATGGTATTATCACAAACTACCGCGAGCTGAGGCTGGTACTCGAGAAGCGTGGTTACAAGTTCGAGACGGATACAGACACAGAAGCAGTGGCTGTGCTTGTCAAGTACTTCTGGGATAGCTATCCGGAGAACCGCAAGCCCGACTTTCACATTGTGGTGCGCTGTGCTGTGAAGGAGCTTGAGGGTGCCTTCTCGTTTGTTTTCAAATCGGTTCACTTCCCTGGTGAAGTGGTCGTAGCTCGACGCGGCTCACCCCTGCTCATTGGTGTCAAGACGGAGAAAAAGCTCAAGGTGGACTCGGTCGATGTCCAATTTGGCAACCCCCTGGAGGGTGACGAGTACTCCAACGAGCCCAACCTACATTCACCACCTAACTTTGACCAGGTGAATGCTCAGGCCCCGATGGCTCATGCTAGCATTGACAAGCTCATCCGCTCTCAATCGCGCGCGTTCTTGTCGGAGGATGGTATGCCGCAACCCATCGAGTTTTTCATTGCATCGGATGCTTCGGCTGTGGTTGAGCATACGAAGCGCGTGCTGTACCTGGAAGATGATGATATTGCTCATATTGCTGATGGCGAGCTGCATATCCACCGTCTTCGGCGCAATGATGGCCTATCGTCGACTCGCTCGATCGAAACGCTGGAGATGGAACTGGCAGAAATTATGAAGGGTCAATTTGACCACTTTATGCAAAAGGAGATTTATGAGCAGCCCGAGTCGGTGGTCAACACCATGCGTGGTCGCGTCAACTTTGACACACGTGAGGTTCGCCTCGGTGGACTTATGTCATATCTGAGCGTGATTcgacgctgccgacgcATTGTGTTCATTGCTTGTGGTACGAGTTACCATTCTTGTCTGgcgacgcgtgcgatcTTTGAGGAGCTGACGGAAATTCCTGTTTCGATTGAATTGGCGTCCGACTTTTTGGATCGCAAGTCGCCGATTTTCCGTGACGACGTTTGCGTGTTTGTGTCGCAGTCGGGTGAGACGGCTGACACGATTCTGGCCATGCGCTATTGTCTGGGCCGTGATGCCCTGTGCGTTGGTATTGTGAACACGGTTGGCAGTACTATCTCGCGTGAAACCCACTGTGGTGTGCACATCAATGCTGGCCCTGAGATTGGTGTAGCATCGACCAAGGCTTACACGTCGCAGTATATTGCCCTCATCATGATGGCTGTGCACCTGTCAGAGGATCGTATTTCGAAGATGGCTCGTCGTCACGAAATTATCGATGGCCTGCATGCTCTGCCGGATCAGATCCGTATGGTGTTGGCGAACGATAAGCAGTTCCAGGACTTGGGCTACAACACTCTGGTGAACGAAAAGTCGCTACTTATTATGGGCCGTGGTTACCAGCACGCTACGTGTCTGGAGGGTGCGCTGAAGATCAAGGAGGTGTGCTACATGCATTCAGAGGGCATTTTGGCGGGTGAGCTGAAGCACGGTCCGCTGGCCCTTATTGACGAAGCCATGGCTGTGATTCTGATCATGACGAAGGACTCGCTGTACCCCAAGGTGCAGACGGCCCTGAGTCAGGTGTCGGCGCGCAATGGCCGTCCAATTATCATCTGCAACGACGGTGACACAAACCTGCCGAACGACGCTCGTGTGCTGCGTGTTCCCATGACGGTTGATTGTCTTCAGGGTCTCATCACGGTGTTGCCGCTCCAGCTGATTTCGTACCACCTTGCTACGGCGAACGGCATTGACGTGGACTTCCCGCGCAACTTGGCCAAGAGTGTCACTGTCGAGTAA
- a CDS encoding chromosome transmission fidelity protein 1, giving the protein MELTESTASAREALVLPVPGHDAGENDAVRSRAFQFPYETAYRIQLDLMTAVFQAVEHGQVGVFESPTGTGKTLSLLCSALSWLRMHRQRHIWGQRAASTVDSQDAEPEWVLAHEEAKQREAIEAYETELRERLQRARSTRTHVPATQKRARREKDTLSDDEFLVNDYHDAQDSFLSAEVRAMMHTYESQWSAPNIGDDETRPKIFYASRTHSQLVQLVHEVKRTPYGQGDEPVRCVSLGSRKQMCIHHDVRRIGALFGTEAMNERCLELMEGKKGKRCPYLPAQSDPVGRAEMDTYRDHALSHVQDMEDLVQLGKDMHMCPYFGTRHSARHAELVTLPYNLLLLRDAREALHLTLDGSVVIIDEAHNLIDTLLATYAAELTQAQIEQAVQQVEMYLRRFSMRLRGTNEEQVRILQVLLRALQGLCVELTESQTFSLPDFMSRLGGSVDQINLVRLERWLKDTRIARKMGGYADKVWLESHAAPAHRAVAMHALEAFLLALCNRAKNGRVLVTVDKMQGVRFKYLLLDPRDAFEPIVSSARAIILAGGTMEPMSDFEQLVPRDRFTTFSCGHIVPSSHVMGAVVPLGPKGQTLEFTHASWQQPAMLDELAVALGNYTNIVPHGMVVFFPSYATLDAALARWQHTHALERLSRRKKVLTEPKDAKDVDAVLQQYAATIADPSPSSPKGAMLLAVVGAKLSEGINFQDDLARCVVMIGLPFPHAKSRELAERLAFAGEDGRDMYVNMCMRAVNQSMGRAIRHRADYAAFLLLDRRYAREQIQSRLPGWIRTQVQVHDRFGSSIRALAQFFQQMRYRAAT; this is encoded by the coding sequence ATGGAGTTGACCGAGTCGACCGCGTCGGCGAGAGAAGCGCTAGTCTTGCCCGTTCCAGGTCATGATGCTGGTGAGAACGATGCAGTGCGATCGCGGGCCTTCCAATTTCCGTATGAGACGGCATACCGTATCCAATTGGACCTCATGACGGCTGTATTCCAGGCCGTGGAGCATGGTCAGGTAGGCGTATTCGAGAGTCCCACGGGCACAGGCAAAACGTTGAGTTTGCTTTGCAGTGCCCTCTCGTGGCTCCGTATGCATCGACAGCGACACATATGGGGACAGAGGGCGGCATCTACTGTCGATAGCCAGGATGCGGAGCCTGAGTGGGTCTTGGCACACGAGGAGGCCAAGCAACGCGAAGCCATCGAAGCGTACGAGACAGAACTTCGTGAAAGATTGCAACGCGCACGCAGTACTCGAACGCATGTGCCCGCCACCCAGAAGCGCGCAAGGCGCGAAAAAGATACCTTGTCGGACGACGAGTTTCTCGTGAACGACTACCATGACGCCCAAGATTCGTTCCTGTCTGCCGAGGTACGAGCGATGATGCACACGTATGAGTCGCAATGGAGTGCACCAAACATAGGTGACGACGAGACGCGGCCCAAGATATTCTACGCAAGTCGGACGCATAGTCAGCTGGTGCAGTTGGTTCACGAAGTAAAGCGAACGCCGTATGGCCAAGGGGATGAGCCTGTGCGGTGCGTGAGCCTCGGCAGCCGCAAGCAAATGTGTATTCATCACGACGTGCGTCGGATCGGAGCATTGTTCGGAACGGAGGCTATGAATGAGCGGTGTCTCGAGCTCATGGAGGGCAAGAAAGGCAAGCGATGCCCCTACCTGCCGGCACAGAGCGATCCCGTGGGGCGTGCTGAAATGGACACGTACCGAGATCATGCCTTGTCTCACGTCCAGGATATGGAGGacctcgtgcagctcgGAAAGGATATGCACATGTGCCCGTACTTTGGCACCCGACACAGCGCACgccatgccgagctggtGACGCTGCCGTACAATTTGCTCCTTCTGCGTGATGCTCGAGAGGCACTGCATCTGACGCTTGATGGCAGTGTGGTCATCAttgacgaggcgcacaATCTCATCGATACACTCCTGGCCACGTACGCTGCCGAACTCACGCAGGCCCAGATTGAACAGGCCGTCCAGCAAGTTGAGATGTATTTGCGCCGGTTCTCGATGCGACTCCGAGGCACCAACgaggagcaggtgcgcatTCTTCAGGTGCtcctgcgtgcgctgcagggGCTATGTGTCGAGCTGACCGAATCCCAGACCTTTTCGCTCCCGGACTTTATGTCGCGCCTGGGAGGGTCGGTGGACCAAATCAacctcgtgcgcctggaGCGCTGGCTCAAAGACACGCGAATAGCGCGCAAGATGGGCGGGTATGCGGACAAAGTGTGGCTCGAGTCCCATGCAGCACCTGCGCACCGAGCAgtggccatgcacgcctTGGAGGCATTTTTGCTGGCGCTATGTAATCGCGCAAAGAATGGGCGAGTCCTGGTGACGGTCGATAAGATGCAAGGTGTGCGCTTCAAGTACCTACTGCTGGACCCTCGAGACGCATTCGAGCCGATCGTGTCGAGTGCGCGAGCCATCATTCTGGCAGGTGGAACGATGGAGCCCATGTCTgactttgagcagctcgtgccgcgcgaccGATTCACCACCTTCTCATGTGGCCATATTGTGCCGTCATCGCATGTCAtgggcgccgtcgtgccaCTCGGGCCGAAGGGCCAGACGCTGGAATTCACGCATGCGTCGTGGCAGCAGCcggccatgctcgacgagctcgccgTGGCACTCGGCAATTATACCAACATTGTGCCGCATGGTATGGTGGTGTTTTTCCCATCGTACGCGACACTGGATGCAGCTTTGGCGCGCTGGCAACATACCCATGCGTTGGAACGACTTTCGCGACGAAAAAAGGTGCTCACTGAGCCGAAGGACGCCAAGGACGTCGATGCTGTCCTGCAGCAGTATGCGGCCACCATCGCAGATCCTTCGCCATCTTCACCGAAaggcgccatgctgctcgcCGTCGTAGGTGCCAAGCTCTCGGAAGGCATCAACTTCCAGGACGATCTcgcgcggtgcgtcgtCATGATTGGTCTGCCATTTCCGCATGCGAAAAGCAGGGAACTGGCCGAACGCCTGGCATTTGCAGGTGAGGATGGACGGGATATGTACGTCAATatgtgcatgcgcgctgTGAACCAGTCCATGGGCCGCGCGATTCGGCACCGCGCGGACTATGCGGCCTTTCTCCTGCTGGATCGACGGTATGCCCGAGAGCAGATCCAATCCCGGCTTCCGGGTTGGATTCGCACGCAGGTGCAGGTGCATGACCGATTCGGCTCGAGCATTCGCGCACTCGCCCAGTTCTTTCAGCAGATGCGCTACAGAGCAGCTACCTAG
- a CDS encoding phosphoglycerate mutase family protein — translation MRVALFVAGALAVCAAANAVAPQKRGDHHIKSTIYLIRHGEKVDDDTTGLSDAGKSRANCIADIFSQSSMKPDFIMAQDYKSNGKRIRPYDTVKPLADKMGLAVDHSCDRDDEDCAADLIKRAAKNGARRILVCWEHKVLSDIAHKLGVDDLDYPSDRFDIVFQMYNGEMQRIFSEECPGLDDKFQGWTGNKDSDLIDDDDWADGAGH, via the exons ATGCGTGTCGCACTCTTTGTTGCCGGTGCGCTTGCCGTCTGCGCCGCTGCAAACGCCGTGGCACCGCAAAAGCGGGGTGATCACCATATCAAGTCTACCATTTAC CTGATCCGTCACGGCGAAAAGGTCGATGACGACACGACAGGTCTGTCGGACGCGGGAAAGAGCCGTGCCAACTGCATCGCCGATATTTTCTCGCAGAGTTCGATGAAGCCTGACTTTATTATGGCACAGGACTACAAGTCAAACGGCAAGCGCATTCGCCCTTACGACACGGTCAAGCCACTCGCTGACAAGATGGGCCTTGCCGTGGACCATTCGTGCGACCGCGATGACGAGGACTGCGCGGCGGATCTCATCAAGAGGGCCGCAAAAAATGGTGCGAGGCGGATCCTCGTGTGCTGGGAGCACAAGGTGCTGAGCGACATTGCCCACAAGCTCGGTGTGGACGACCTCGACTACCCCTCGGACCGCTTTGACATTGTGTTCCAGATGTACAACGGcgagatgcagcgcattTTCTCGGAGGAATGCCCGGGCCTCGATGACAAGTTCCAAGGCTGGACAGGCAACAAGGACTCGGACCTGATTGATGACGATGACTGGGCCGATGGCGCTGGCCACTAG
- a CDS encoding golgi matrix protein produces the protein MADASKEAQDIHQSPDADVNGSEQVDTISERLRQLDVHEPMRLKEEILRLQDERDALEEQYTSLLEKLSQMRMTLGDRLQQDAEELDRRDQQIEQLTQQVSDLEARIHTLKEELGVSNDEARQLTHELEQMRAQLSNTTQKETAELHRLESRCRDLENKVHAHRVDVDRLETVCIEERSLKEECQVRARHVSETLDHARLRIGELEAAVEQEKQVARQMQLTLEELQHAQDDGMQRSVSELQQQVDEAESEVEKYKLQVHSMESIVDEAQQATSKCRDLEQELKEKHLLIGKLRHEAVILNEHLKHALGRLRRDSPEDYIDRRLISNLLLQFLSTPRADTKRYEMLRLIASILQWDDTEREKAGLQRQLDRSQSSSYGFWGFGGRDTRSPRDTEGDESVSNLFVEFLLSEVERGKTDRAPS, from the coding sequence atggccgatgCATCGAAAGAGGCACAAGACATACATCAGAGCCCCGATGCAGATGTGAATGGTTCTGAACAAGTGGATACCATATCGGAGCGCCTCAGACAACTGGATGTACACGAGCCAATGAGGCTCAAGGAGGAAATACTCCGATTGCAGGATGAGCGCGATGCTCTTGAGGAGCAATATACGAGTCTGTTAGAGAAGCTATCGCAGATGCGAATGACGCTGGGTGACCGTCTCCAACAGGATGCAGAAGAGCTAGATCGGCGAGACCAGCAGATTGAGCAGCTTACGCAGCAAGTATCGgatctcgaggcgcgcattCACACGCTCAAGGAGGAGCTGGGCGTTTCGAATGACGAAGCACGGCAACTGACGCATGAATTGGAACAGATGCGTGCTCAGCTATCGAATACGACGCAGAAAGAGACTGCCGAGCTACATCGGCTAGAATCGAGATGCCGCGATCTTGAGAATAAGGTGCACGCGCACCGTGTGGATGTGGACCGTTTAGAAACGGTTTGCATTGAGGAGCGGTCGCTAAAAGAAGAATGTCAGGTACGTGCCCGGCATGTATCCGAGACGCTAGACCACGCTCGGTTACGTATCGGGGAGCTGGAAGCGGCTGTGGAGCAGGAAAAGCAAGTCGCGCGACAAATGCAGCTGACCCTCGAAGAGCTGCAGCATGCACAAGATGAcggcatgcagcgcagTGTGAGTGAATTGCAGCAGCAAGTGGATGAAGCTGAGTCTGAAGTCGAAAAGTACAAGCTACAAGTGCATTCGATGGAGTCTatcgtggacgaggcgcagcaggcgacGAGCAAGTGCCGGGACTTGGAGCAGGAACTGAAAGAAAAGCATCTGTTGATTGGGAAGCTGCGGCATGAAGCGGTCATCTTGAATGAGCACCTGAAGCATGCCTTGGGCCGACTACGACGAGATTCGCCTGAAGACTACATTGATCGGCGACTCATATCGAATCTGCTATTGCAATTCCTCTCTACTCCGCGTGCAGATACGAAACGCTATGAGATGCTGCGACTGATTGCTTCTATCCTGCAATGGGACGATACCGAGCGTGAGAAGGCGGGCCTTCAGCGCCAGCTTGACCGGTCCCAGAGCTCTTCCTATGGATTTTGGGGGTTCGGCGGACGAGACACGAGGTCGCCGCGAGATACCGAAGGTGATGAGTCCGTGTCGAACTTGTTTGTCGAATTTCTGCTTTCTGAAGTGGAGCGAGGCAAGACGGACCGAGCGCCGTCATGA
- a CDS encoding small subunit ribosomal protein S20e — translation MSYVAKDKEVDAPAPVKLHKIRITLTSRNVKSLEKMSNDLVNRSKDKKLHVKGPVRLPTKVLSHTTRKSPCGEGSKTWDHYEMRIHKRLVDLHSPSEIVKQITSTALEPGVDVEITILSN, via the coding sequence ATGAGCTACGTCGCCAAGGACAAGGAAGTTGATGCCCCTGCCCCTGTGAAGCTGCACAAGATCCGCATTACGCTCACCTCGCGTAACGTGAAGAGCCTCGAGAAGATGAGCAATGACCTCGTCAACCGCTCGAAGGACAAGAAGCTCCACGTGAAGGGCCCTGTCCGTCTTCCTACGAAGGTCCTCTCCCACACCACCCGCAAGTCGCCTTGTGGTGAGGGTTCGAAGACCTGGGATCACTACGAGATGCGCATCCACAAGCGCCTGGTCGACCTGCACTCGCCCAGCGAGATTGTCAAGCAGATCACTTCGACGGCCCTCGAGCCCGGTGTGGATGTCGAGATCACGATCCTCTCGAACTAA
- a CDS encoding large subunit ribosomal protein L27Ae, whose product MPTRFHKNRKSRGNVSAGHGRIGKHRKHPGGRGLAGGFHHHRTNFDKYHPGYFGKVGMRHFHLMRNPQHKPIINLDKLWTLVPAEVRRNTTASSTEVPVIDTLGAGYGKVLGKGRLPELPVIVKARWVSALAEKKIKEVGGVVKLVA is encoded by the coding sequence ATGCCTACTCGTTTTCATAAGAACAGGAAGAGCCGTGGAAACGTTTCAGCTGGTCACGGTCGTATCGGTAAGCACCGCAAGCATCCAGGTGGTCGCGGTCTAGCTGGTGGTTTCCACCACCACCGTACCAACTTTGACAAGTACCACCCTGGTTACTTCGGTAAGGTTGGTATGCGCCACTTCCACCTCATGCGCAACCCCCAGCACAAGCCTATCATTAACTTGGACAAGCTCTGGACGCTTGTGCCGGCAGAGGTGCGTCGCAACACGACGGCTTCGTCGACGGAAGTCCCAGTTATTGACACGCTCGGTGCTGGCTACGGCAAGGTGCTCGGCAAGGGTCGCCTGCCCGAGCTGCCCGTGATTGTGAAGGCTCGCTGGGTCTCGGCTCTTGCGGAGAAGAAGATCAAGGAAGTTGGCGGTGTCGTGAAGCTGGTGGCTTAA
- a CDS encoding ariadne-1 yields the protein MEQDPNFTYDGFDSTDGYAESADLDDMSVGSDQVLDEEDEDVYGDMDVLSDDMALEQSVVDVRKKPYDVEYRCLTIDDIETAQRKESEHIAGMFMVSTADAAVLLRHFQWNKEKLIERYMDEPDEIKWEAGVPDRDSCPRMLDLPDFTCDICFMSADDYGGLISTLSMPCGHRYCKSCYTHYVEQKVREEGESRRIQCMHEKCKLVIDEDTMSQLLSPELMHRYRILLDRTYVDDNPHVRWCPAPDCDMAVECAVTRKQLYTIIPTVRCNCGHAFCFGCGLDGHQPVICAVVRLWLKKCADDSETSNWIGANTKECPKCCSTIEKNGGCNHMTCRKCKYEFCWICSGPWSEHGNNYYNCNRYDEKAGAEARDAQTRSRLSLERYLHYFNRYRNHEQSARLDWKLYLKIEKKMEELQQTTSLTWIEVQFLKKAADTLTECRSTLKWTYCMIYYLQRNNMTELYEDNQRDLERAVEELSGQLESPIEQETIPAMRQKVTDLTAYVHKRREILLTDTIAGYQEDRWQWNVPI from the exons ATGGAACAGGATCCAAACTTT ACGTACGACGGTTTTGACTCGACAGACGGGTATGCTGAGTCGGCCGACTTGGACGATATGAGTGTGGGGAGCGATCAAGTGCTTGATGAAGAGGATGAAGATGTGTACGGTGATATGGATGTTCTCTCAGATGATATGGCACTGGAGCAGTCTGTGGTCGATGTGCGGAAGAAGCCGTACGACGTCGAGTACCGGTGCCTGACGATCGATGACATCGAAACCGCCCAACGCAAAGAATCAGAGCACATTGCTGGGATGTTTATGGTATCTACCGCTGACGCTGCAGTGCTCTTGCGGCATTTTCAATGGAATAAGGAAAAACTCATTGAGCGATATATGGATGAGCCTGACGAGATCAAGTGGGAGGCTGGCGTGCCGGACAGGGACTCTTGCCCGCGTATGCTGGACTTGCCTGACTTTACCTGTGATATCTGCTTCATGTCGGCTGATGATTATGGTGGCCTGATATCAACACTATCTATGCCCTGCGGCCACCGTTACTGCAAATCTTGTTATACCCATTATGTTGAACAAAAGGTGCGGGAGGAAGGCGAGAGTCGACGAATCCAATGCATGCACGAAAAGTGCAAACTCGTTATTGACGAAGATACCATGTCCCAATTGCTGTCACCTGAACTCATGCATCGGTATCGCATCTTATTAGATCGAACGTATGTGGACGACAATCCACATGTTCGATGGTGCCCGGCGCCTGAttgcgacatggccgtcgaGTGCGCTGTCACACGCAAGCAGCTATATACCATCATACCTACTGTTCGATGCAACTGTGGCCACGCTTTCTGCTTTGGCTGTGGTTTGGATGGACACCAGCCGGTCATTTGTGCTGTTGTGCGCTTGTGGCTGAAAAAATGTGCGGATGACAGTGAGACGTCCAACTGGATCGGCGCTAATACCAAGGAATGCCCCAAATGCTGTTCGACGATTGAAAAGAATGGCGGATGTAATCATATGACGTGTCGCAAGTGCAAATACGAATTTTGTTGGATTTGCTCGGGCCCATGGTCGGAGCACGGAAACAACTATTACAACTGCAATCGGTACGATGAAAAGGCAGGAGCTGAAGCTCGTGATGCACAGACACGAAGTCGATTGTCGCTAGAGCGCTACCTGCACTACTTCAATCGTTATCGGAACCATGAACAGTCTGCTCGCCTGGATTGGAAGCTGTACTTGAAAATTGAGAAAAAGATGGAGGAACTGCAACAGACAACATCGCTGACGTGGATCGAGGTGCAATTCTTGAAAAAGGCCGCAGACACGCTAACTGAATGTCGTTCGACGCTAAAATGGACCTACTGCATGATTTACTATCTGCAACGGAATAATATGACCGAACTGTATGAGGACAACCAGCGTGACTTGGAGCGTGCTGTTGAGGAGCTATCCGGCCAGCTTGAATCACCGATTGAGCAGGAAACCATACCAGCCATGCGGCAGAAAGTGACAGATCTCACCGCCTATGTGCACAAACGGCGCGAAATCCTCCTCACGGATACGATTGCAGGCTACCAGGAAGACCGTTGGCAGTGGAATGTACCTATATAG
- a CDS encoding 3-hydroxyacyl-CoA dehydrogenase, with protein MFATVGARTLAGSRTVARTAAITRAFSTSMSRNEVKNVTVFGAGLMGAGIAQVLADVGKYNVTLADVTDKALANGQGIIAKSLSRIAKKKMADKSPEEQEQFVKSVVDSIHVTTDAAKAVESTDLVIEAIIENMKIKKELFSFLDSKAPAGAIFASNTSSLSISEVASATKREDRFGGFHAFNPVPQMKLIEIVRTSHTSPETHETLVEVAKRMGKVPVSCKDSPGFIVNRLLVPYQLEALRLVERGVASPEDVDTAMKLGAGYPMGPFELADLVGLDTMEHIAQGWRESVAGTEDMPADLVKESPMLKQLISEGRLGRKTPEKGGFYQYKK; from the exons ATGTTTGCTACTGTTGGCGCGCGTACCCTTGCTGGCTCACGTACTGTCGCACGCACTGCTGCAATTACACGTGCCTTTTCGACTTCG ATGTCTCGTAACGAAGTGAAGAATGTTACTGT GTTCGGTGCTGGTCTGATGGGTGCCGGCATTGCTCAGGTTCTTGCGGACGTGGGCAAGTACAATGTCACGCTCGCTGATGTGACGGACAAGGCGCTTGCGAACGGCCAGGGCATTATTGCCAAGTCGCTGTCGCGTATCGcgaagaagaagatggCGGACAAGTCGCCTGAGGAACAGGAACAGTTTGTCAAGAGTGTGGTCGACTCGATCCATGTGACGACGGATGCTGCCAAGGCTGTGGAGTCTACGGATCTTGTGATTGAGGCCATCATTGAAAACATGAAAATCAAGAAGGAGCTTTTTAGCTTCTTGGACTCCAAGGCGCCTGCAGGTGCCATCTTTGCCAGCAACACCTCGTCGCTGAGCATCTCGGAGGTGGCCAGTGCCACGAAGCGTGAGGACCGCTTCGGTGGTTTCCACGCCTTCAACCCTGTGCCGCAGATGAAGCTGATCGAGATTGTGCGCACGTCGCATACGAGTCCCGAGACGCACGAGACGCTGGTTGAGGTGGCCAAGCGCATGGGCAAGGTGCCTGTGTCGTGCAAGGACTCGCCGGGCTTCATTGTGAACCGTCTGCTCGTGCCCTACCAGCTCGAGGCCCTGCGTCTTGTCGAGCGTGGCGTGGCTTCGCCCGAGGACGTCGACACGGCCATGAAGCTGGGTGCTGGCTACCCCATGGGTCCGTTTGAGCTGGCCGATCTGGTGGGTCTTGACACTATGGAGCACATCGCTCAGGGCTGGCGCGAGTCGGTCGCTGGCACGGAAGACATGCCGGCTGACCTGGTCAAGGAGTCGCCTatgctcaagcagctgaTCAGCGAGGGTAGGCTCGGTCGCAAGACGCCTGAGAAGGGTGGCTTTTACCAGTACAAGAAGTAG
- a CDS encoding dolichol-phosphate mannosyltransferase — translation MSQGVVMGSTHKYSVILPTYNERHNLPIIVFLLCRMFQAHNLDYEIVIVDDNSPDGTQDIARQLAALYGPERIVLRPRAGKLGLGTAYIHGLEACTGDFVIIMDADFSHHPKFIPNMITKQLNTNADIVQGTRYSGPATGAGVYGWDLKRKLVSRGANVLATFVLDPRTTDVTGSFRLYKRPVIDTLIRQVTSKGYVFQMEILVRAKALHYKVEEVPITFCDRLYGESKLGGDEIVGYAKGVWQLFTGI, via the coding sequence ATGTCGCAAGGCGTCGTGATGGGTTCCACACACAAGTACAGTGTGATCCTCCCCACTTATAATGAAAGGCACAATCTCCCTATTATTGTGTTTCTCTTATGTCGTATGTTCCAAGCGCACAATCTGGACTATGAGATCGTCATTGTAGACGACAACTCGCCTGACGGCACACAGGACATCGCGCGGCagctggcggcgctgtaCGGCCCTGAACGCATCGTGCTGCGCCCGCGCGCTGGCAAACTGGGTTTGGGAACAGCCTACATTCATGGCCTGGAGGCTTGTACGGGCGACTTTGTGATTATCATGGATGCAGACTTTTCGCACCACCCCAAATTTATTCCCAATATGATCACCAAGCAGCTGAACACGAATGCCGATATCGTGCAGGGCACTCGGTATTCGGGACCAGCAACGGGAGCGGGTGTTTACGGCTGGGATTTGAAGCGCAAGCTCGTCAGTCGCGGTGCCAATGTGCTTGCGACGTTTGTATTGGATCCGCGCACGACAGACGTAACGGGCAGTTTCCGCCTATACAAGCGCCCTGTCATCGATACGCTCATCCGTCAGGTGACGTCCAAGGGCTACGTCTTCCAGATGGAAATTCTCGTGCGGGCCAAGGCACTGCACTACAAGGTCGAGGAAGTGCCCATCACATTCTGCGATCGATTGTACGGAGAGAGCAAATTGGGCGGCGACGAAATCGTCGGTTATGCCAAGGGTGTTTGGCAGTTGTTCACGGGCATTTAA